One genomic region from Erythrobacter mangrovi encodes:
- a CDS encoding TIGR02186 family protein translates to MLILFAVLLMGQRDPILVPEVSQHEIHVRQGFTGTELLLFGAILDPGGRAAGNQYDIVVVLKGPSEPVRLREKERFAGVWVNAASSDFRSVPSFFAMASSRPVSDIVDDKTAAIYEFGTDYIQLSPSGVIDPVEQARFAAGLVDLKTRQQLYKQDFGGVQVSEQVLYQARISLPSSVTTGTYTAETFAISRGRVIASALAEVEVKKVGFERLIADYSQEWSLIYGLFAVFLSVGMGWAAGRLFAMI, encoded by the coding sequence ATGCTCATCCTCTTTGCGGTGCTGCTGATGGGGCAGCGCGACCCTATCCTCGTGCCGGAAGTCAGCCAGCACGAGATCCATGTGCGGCAGGGATTCACCGGGACCGAACTGCTGTTGTTCGGCGCAATCCTAGATCCAGGTGGCCGCGCAGCGGGGAACCAGTACGATATCGTGGTGGTTCTCAAAGGGCCTTCTGAGCCTGTCCGGCTGCGCGAGAAGGAGCGGTTTGCCGGGGTTTGGGTCAATGCCGCCAGCAGCGATTTCCGATCCGTCCCCTCGTTCTTCGCGATGGCTTCGTCGCGGCCCGTATCCGATATTGTCGATGATAAGACGGCTGCGATCTACGAGTTCGGCACCGACTATATCCAGCTCAGCCCCAGTGGCGTGATCGACCCGGTGGAACAGGCCCGGTTTGCCGCGGGTTTGGTTGACCTCAAAACTCGTCAGCAGCTTTACAAGCAAGATTTTGGTGGCGTCCAGGTCAGTGAACAGGTGCTCTACCAAGCGCGCATTTCGTTGCCGTCCAGTGTCACGACCGGCACCTATACGGCGGAAACCTTTGCGATAAGCCGCGGTCGTGTCATCGCGTCAGCCCTTGCCGAAGTCGAAGTGAAGAAGGTCGGTTTCGAACGGTTGATCGCAGATTATTCTCAGGAATGGTCGCTGATTTACGGGCTGTTTGCGGTATTCCTTTCCGTTGGGATGGGCTGGGCGGCCGGGCGCCTGTTCGCCATGATTTGA
- the nhaA gene encoding Na+/H+ antiporter NhaA, whose amino-acid sequence MNDRPTPLRVVFAPVRALFDSDASAGILLIVVAAAAMLAANSPLHTEYHALFHDALFSAAIFKLNTLHLWINDGLMAIFFFVVGLEVKREWIEGQLSSPSQRRLPVLAAAAGMAIPALIYVSIVGLGNPLTGGWAIPAATDIAFAMGVLGLLGNRVPASLRLFLLTVAIVDDIGAVLVIAVFYTSGLKLGYLVAAAVVVGLMYALNRAKVSRFEPFILLALVLWFLVLNSGVHATIAGVVAALTIPMRGKDDDTMVERMEHSLAPWSAYLIVPVFGFANAGVDFSTMGLDGILAPLPLAIAAGLFLGKQVGIFAAIWAAEKLRFAPRPDQANWPEIWGVSILCGIGFTMSLFIGELAFPGSRELIDEAKIGTLLGSLISALVGFVILRMTTIHPDDPRNPYRQ is encoded by the coding sequence ATGAATGACCGCCCAACCCCACTCCGCGTTGTATTTGCCCCCGTCCGCGCATTGTTCGACAGCGACGCTTCAGCGGGTATTCTGCTGATCGTCGTGGCCGCGGCCGCGATGCTTGCGGCTAACTCACCCCTGCATACGGAATATCACGCGCTATTCCATGATGCGCTGTTCTCTGCAGCGATCTTCAAGCTCAACACATTGCATCTCTGGATAAACGACGGGTTGATGGCGATCTTCTTCTTCGTCGTCGGGCTGGAAGTGAAGCGCGAATGGATCGAAGGCCAGCTTTCGTCCCCGTCGCAGCGCCGTCTCCCAGTGCTCGCCGCCGCCGCCGGCATGGCGATCCCGGCGCTCATCTACGTCTCGATCGTTGGCCTCGGCAATCCGCTGACCGGTGGTTGGGCGATCCCCGCGGCTACCGATATCGCTTTCGCCATGGGTGTGCTGGGCCTGCTCGGCAATCGGGTTCCCGCGTCGCTACGCCTGTTCCTGCTGACCGTCGCGATCGTCGATGACATCGGGGCGGTGCTGGTCATCGCCGTGTTTTACACCTCTGGTCTCAAGCTCGGTTATCTCGTGGCTGCGGCCGTCGTGGTTGGCCTGATGTATGCGCTCAACCGCGCGAAGGTTTCGCGCTTCGAGCCCTTCATCCTCCTCGCCCTGGTGCTCTGGTTCCTCGTGCTCAATTCGGGGGTTCACGCGACCATCGCAGGTGTCGTGGCTGCACTGACCATCCCCATGCGCGGCAAGGACGATGATACCATGGTCGAACGCATGGAACACTCGCTCGCGCCGTGGAGCGCATACCTGATCGTCCCAGTTTTCGGCTTCGCCAATGCCGGGGTCGATTTCAGCACTATGGGGTTGGATGGAATTCTCGCACCCCTGCCGCTCGCGATCGCCGCGGGCCTGTTCCTGGGTAAGCAGGTGGGCATTTTCGCGGCGATCTGGGCGGCAGAGAAGCTGCGCTTCGCCCCCCGCCCCGATCAGGCCAACTGGCCGGAGATCTGGGGCGTATCGATCCTGTGCGGCATCGGTTTCACCATGTCGCTGTTCATCGGCGAACTGGCATTCCCCGGTTCGCGCGAACTGATCGACGAGGCCAAGATCGGCACCCTGCTGGGTTCGCTGATATCGGCCCTGGTGGGCTTCGTGATCCTGCGAATGACCACGATCCACCCGGACGACCCGCGCAACCCCTATCGCCAGTGA
- a CDS encoding glycosyl transferase family protein — MVAQHELLLFTAAFFAVGLIDELAIDLAYLGLRLKRRFKTPVVNGVELSRRHLSGRAAVFIPAWQESAVIGPTICHMLANWSQTGLRIYVGCYRNDPSTIASVIAAARSDTRVRLVIHGADGPTSKADCLNRLYSALCTDETRIGEQVRMVVLHDAEDMVDPAALGLLDMGLSHADFVQLPVLALPQIGSQFIGTHYSDEFAEAHGKTLVVRDALGAAIPGAGVGCAISREILAQFGDEPFARHSLTEDYELGLRIAERGGRGRFLRCRTQEGRLIATRAYFPAELNIAVRQKTRWMHGIALQGWDRLGWSGSPVNLWMQLRDRRGPFGAILLTLAYALIVVSALATLVVGLGLAKPLPLSSLLKALLLVNLFGVAWRLGSRVAFTAREYGWRVGFMAIPRLMVSNVIAIMAGRRALLAYIGTLRGAPIVWDKTEHRDHPAMNPSLGQMAG; from the coding sequence TTGGTCGCACAGCATGAATTGCTGCTGTTCACAGCCGCGTTCTTTGCGGTGGGACTCATCGATGAACTTGCCATCGATCTGGCGTATCTTGGCCTACGCCTGAAACGGCGGTTCAAGACGCCAGTGGTGAATGGCGTCGAGCTGTCACGACGCCACCTCTCTGGACGCGCTGCGGTGTTCATTCCGGCTTGGCAGGAATCGGCAGTGATCGGCCCGACCATCTGCCACATGCTCGCCAATTGGTCACAGACAGGCCTGCGGATCTACGTCGGCTGTTATCGAAACGATCCCTCGACTATCGCCTCCGTGATCGCCGCTGCGCGAAGCGACACCAGGGTGCGTCTGGTCATCCACGGGGCAGACGGACCAACGAGCAAGGCCGATTGCCTCAATCGTCTCTACTCGGCCCTGTGCACAGACGAAACTCGCATAGGCGAGCAGGTGCGCATGGTCGTTCTCCACGACGCCGAAGACATGGTCGACCCGGCCGCACTAGGGCTGTTGGATATGGGTCTGTCGCATGCCGACTTCGTGCAGCTGCCGGTCCTCGCACTCCCGCAGATCGGGTCGCAGTTCATCGGCACGCATTATTCGGATGAGTTTGCCGAAGCCCACGGCAAGACCTTGGTAGTGCGGGACGCTTTGGGGGCGGCAATACCGGGGGCAGGCGTCGGCTGCGCCATCTCACGGGAAATACTGGCGCAATTCGGGGATGAGCCTTTCGCCCGCCATTCACTGACCGAGGACTACGAACTCGGCCTGCGCATCGCCGAGCGTGGAGGGCGCGGCCGCTTCCTGCGCTGCCGGACGCAGGAAGGGCGGCTCATCGCCACCCGTGCCTATTTCCCTGCCGAACTAAACATAGCCGTCCGCCAGAAGACGCGCTGGATGCACGGAATCGCCTTGCAGGGCTGGGACAGGCTGGGCTGGAGTGGCTCGCCGGTGAATCTCTGGATGCAGCTGCGGGACAGACGTGGCCCGTTCGGCGCGATACTGCTGACGCTGGCCTATGCGCTGATAGTAGTCAGCGCGCTTGCAACACTTGTGGTCGGACTTGGGCTTGCCAAGCCTTTGCCGCTGAGTTCGCTGCTCAAGGCGCTTCTGCTCGTCAATCTGTTCGGCGTGGCGTGGCGCCTAGGATCTCGTGTCGCATTCACGGCGCGCGAGTACGGTTGGCGGGTCGGCTTCATGGCAATCCCACGCCTCATGGTGTCCAATGTCATCGCCATCATGGCAGGGCGCCGCGCACTGCTGGCCTATATCGGCACGCTGCGCGGCGCGCCGATCGTATGGGACAAGACCGAGCACCGGGACCACCCGGCAATGAACCCGTCATTGGGGCAGATGGCCGGCTGA
- a CDS encoding RNA ligase 1 family protein: MKKIPTVFVMDRTSRPHAITRECREKWVLAGEGVATIKFDGTACLVRGGKLYQRYNLKLGRSKPHGFIAAADAPDPVTGHFPGWVPVREDDPGSQYHLEAFTGNEPDGTYELLGPKIQGGRYEFERHVLLPHGSHPVKVERNFDALKDWLVAHPEHEGLVFHHPDGRMAKLRRRDFGLRW, translated from the coding sequence ATGAAGAAGATTCCGACTGTTTTCGTCATGGATCGCACCTCGCGACCCCATGCCATTACGCGCGAGTGCCGCGAAAAGTGGGTGCTCGCTGGCGAAGGTGTAGCTACAATCAAGTTCGATGGTACGGCCTGTCTGGTCAGAGGCGGCAAATTGTACCAGCGCTATAACTTGAAACTGGGTCGATCAAAGCCTCACGGCTTCATCGCGGCTGCTGACGCACCTGATCCAGTTACGGGCCATTTCCCCGGTTGGGTCCCTGTGCGGGAGGACGACCCAGGAAGCCAATATCATCTGGAAGCCTTCACTGGCAATGAACCGGACGGCACATACGAACTCTTAGGCCCGAAGATTCAAGGAGGGCGCTATGAGTTTGAGAGACACGTATTGCTGCCCCATGGTAGTCACCCTGTAAAAGTGGAGCGCAATTTCGATGCTCTGAAGGATTGGCTTGTTGCGCACCCGGAGCATGAGGGCCTCGTGTTCCATCATCCAGACGGCAGAATGGCGAAGCTTCGTCGACGTGACTTCGGGCTGCGTTGGTAG
- a CDS encoding metallophosphoesterase family protein — translation MLRSLRQLFKEKPAPRRLASVPAGERYYVIGDVHGRLDLFDALIEAIEADDASAPAAQSTVVLLGDLIDRGPNSSGVIDRARAWTKTRTVRFIAGNHEEMFLESFDDKEMLRHFIKHGGRETILSYGIKRKRYNELTIKELQGELAQLVPAKHRKFLSSFEDMIVAGDYVFVHAGINPKRPVEDQKPSDLRWIRERFLKHTEPFSHVVIHGHTIFDTVEATDHRIGIDTGAFRSGRLTALVLEGTSRRTIQAVETDSVIAIDKTDLA, via the coding sequence ATGCTCCGATCGCTACGCCAGCTATTCAAGGAGAAACCTGCCCCACGCCGCCTGGCGTCGGTGCCTGCGGGCGAGCGGTATTACGTCATCGGGGACGTACACGGGCGCCTCGACCTGTTCGACGCGCTGATCGAGGCGATCGAGGCCGACGACGCATCCGCTCCGGCGGCGCAATCCACCGTGGTGCTGCTGGGTGACCTGATCGACCGCGGACCGAACAGCTCGGGTGTGATCGACCGGGCACGGGCCTGGACCAAGACCCGCACAGTTCGCTTCATCGCCGGAAACCACGAGGAAATGTTCCTGGAGTCCTTCGATGACAAGGAAATGCTCCGCCACTTCATCAAGCATGGCGGCCGTGAAACGATCCTGTCCTACGGCATCAAGCGCAAGCGCTACAACGAGTTGACCATCAAAGAGCTGCAGGGCGAGCTTGCCCAGCTGGTCCCTGCCAAGCACCGCAAGTTCCTGAGCAGTTTCGAGGACATGATCGTCGCAGGCGACTATGTCTTCGTCCATGCCGGGATCAACCCGAAGCGTCCGGTCGAAGATCAGAAGCCGTCCGACCTGCGCTGGATCCGCGAGCGCTTTCTCAAGCACACCGAGCCCTTTAGCCACGTGGTGATCCATGGCCACACGATCTTCGACACTGTCGAGGCGACCGACCACCGCATCGGCATTGACACCGGCGCTTTTCGCAGCGGGCGCCTGACCGCGCTGGTGCTTGAGGGCACATCGCGCCGGACCATCCAGGCGGTCGAAACCGACAGCGTGATTGCGATCGACAAGACCGATCTCGCCTAG
- a CDS encoding TorF family putative porin, with the protein MLTSFRGLMAVSLATVSLLSAAPVMAQDEESTDETSAGGFTLSGNVALTTDYRFRGVSLSSGDPAIQGGFDVAHESGFYVGTWASSISGGDAYGDMELDVYGGWSGDITDGVSLDVGAIYYIYPTEDIGANVDYYEFLASVGFSLGPVETTLGVGYSPDQDSLGDDDNLYLYTDVGVGIPNTPITLTGHIGYTDGALAPPLLAGADDDTGLDWSIGASIAHGPFEFGVAYVGVEGPSINEFTDDAVVATISASF; encoded by the coding sequence ATGCTGACGTCCTTTCGTGGCCTAATGGCCGTTTCGCTCGCTACGGTGAGCCTTCTTTCCGCCGCGCCGGTCATGGCGCAAGATGAAGAGTCAACCGACGAAACGTCGGCTGGCGGCTTCACACTGTCGGGTAATGTTGCCCTGACGACCGACTACCGCTTCCGCGGCGTTTCGCTGTCGAGCGGCGACCCGGCAATCCAGGGTGGCTTCGACGTTGCCCATGAAAGCGGCTTCTATGTGGGCACCTGGGCCTCGTCGATCAGCGGCGGTGACGCTTATGGCGACATGGAGCTCGATGTCTACGGCGGCTGGAGCGGTGACATCACCGATGGCGTGAGCCTCGACGTCGGTGCGATCTACTACATCTACCCGACCGAGGATATCGGCGCCAATGTCGACTACTACGAGTTTCTGGCTTCGGTTGGCTTCTCGCTCGGCCCGGTCGAAACCACGCTCGGCGTCGGCTATTCGCCCGATCAGGACTCGCTCGGCGATGACGACAACCTCTATCTCTATACCGATGTTGGCGTGGGCATCCCCAATACGCCGATCACCCTGACCGGCCACATCGGCTACACCGATGGGGCGCTGGCTCCGCCGCTGCTCGCCGGCGCGGACGACGATACCGGTCTCGACTGGTCTATCGGCGCCAGCATTGCGCACGGTCCGTTCGAATTCGGTGTCGCCTATGTCGGCGTCGAAGGGCCTTCGATCAACGAGTTCACCGATGATGCCGTGGTGGCCACGATTTCCGCCAGCTTCTGA
- a CDS encoding sulfite exporter TauE/SafE family protein — translation MDVYLPIANLSVNGLWIVALGGLTGFLSGLFGVGGGFLTTPLLIFYGVPPTVAAASASTQVTGASVTGVIAHSHRKGVDYRMGGVLVGGGVIGSGIGALLFQFFRSIGQIDVVINALYVVLLGAVGLLMASESVRGLRGQAAATQAPRRRHHPLVASLPMRWRFYRSGLYISPLAPLIVGICVGILTMLMGVGGGFILVPAMLYILGMSASVVVGTSLFNILFVTMATTMMHSLTTKAVDIVLVFLLLIGSVSGAQLGSQIAIKVKPEVLRLILATIVLLVAFRMFLGLFYQPEEIYTLYPL, via the coding sequence ATGGACGTCTACCTTCCCATCGCGAACCTGTCAGTCAACGGACTGTGGATCGTCGCGCTGGGCGGGCTGACCGGGTTCCTGTCCGGTCTTTTCGGAGTTGGCGGCGGTTTCCTGACAACGCCCTTGCTGATCTTCTATGGAGTCCCGCCGACCGTCGCAGCCGCTTCCGCTTCCACCCAGGTGACCGGCGCCAGCGTGACCGGCGTGATCGCCCATAGCCACCGCAAGGGTGTCGACTACCGCATGGGCGGGGTGCTTGTGGGGGGCGGCGTCATCGGCTCGGGCATTGGCGCACTGCTGTTCCAGTTCTTTCGATCCATCGGCCAGATCGATGTGGTGATCAACGCACTCTACGTCGTCCTATTGGGCGCTGTTGGCTTGTTGATGGCGAGTGAATCGGTTCGCGGCCTGCGTGGTCAAGCCGCCGCCACCCAGGCGCCGCGGCGGCGCCACCACCCGCTGGTTGCCAGTTTGCCCATGCGGTGGCGGTTTTACCGCTCGGGCCTCTACATTTCGCCATTGGCCCCTCTGATCGTTGGGATCTGCGTCGGCATCCTGACCATGCTAATGGGTGTGGGCGGTGGCTTCATCCTTGTTCCCGCCATGCTCTATATACTTGGTATGAGCGCCAGCGTCGTCGTTGGCACCAGCCTGTTCAACATCCTCTTCGTAACCATGGCGACGACGATGATGCACTCGCTGACGACCAAGGCGGTGGATATCGTCCTTGTCTTCCTGCTGCTCATCGGCTCGGTCTCGGGCGCACAGCTGGGTTCGCAGATCGCGATCAAGGTCAAGCCGGAAGTGCTACGCCTGATCCTCGCCACCATCGTCCTTCTGGTCGCCTTCCGCATGTTCCTCGGTCTGTTCTACCAGCCTGAGGAAATCTACACGCTGTACCCGCTATGA
- a CDS encoding 7-carboxy-7-deazaguanine synthase QueE — protein MPLVLATQAPGEPEIFASVQGEGPSAGMPCTFLRLSRCNLACRWCDTAYTWRFEGDNRPHRDDVDFERKTNQLSLDEEEVARRILALGQKRLVITGGEPLLQAPALARLLDLLPDMHVEVETNGTTKASTALDIRIDQFNVSPKLSHSGNPAELALLPERLDAYATDPRAWFKFVIAQPEDVDEVLALHERYRFRPDHVFLMPEGTDSETLRTREKWLAPLCVEHGFRLSDRLHIHLFGDTRGT, from the coding sequence ATGCCGCTAGTCCTCGCCACGCAGGCGCCGGGCGAGCCGGAAATTTTCGCCAGCGTTCAAGGCGAGGGCCCCAGTGCGGGGATGCCCTGCACCTTCCTGCGCCTGTCGCGCTGCAATCTGGCGTGCCGGTGGTGCGATACCGCCTACACCTGGCGCTTCGAAGGCGACAATCGCCCGCACCGCGATGACGTGGACTTCGAACGCAAGACCAACCAGCTGAGCCTCGACGAGGAAGAGGTGGCGCGCCGTATTCTCGCGCTCGGGCAGAAGCGCCTTGTGATCACGGGTGGTGAGCCGCTGCTGCAGGCCCCCGCCCTGGCCCGCCTGCTCGACCTGCTGCCCGACATGCATGTGGAAGTCGAAACCAACGGGACGACCAAGGCCTCGACCGCGCTCGATATCCGTATCGACCAATTCAACGTCAGCCCCAAGCTGTCGCATAGCGGCAACCCGGCAGAACTGGCGCTGCTACCCGAACGGCTCGACGCCTACGCCACCGATCCGCGCGCATGGTTCAAATTCGTGATCGCGCAGCCCGAAGACGTCGATGAGGTCCTGGCACTGCACGAACGCTACCGCTTCCGTCCGGACCACGTCTTCCTGATGCCCGAAGGCACCGACAGCGAGACACTGCGCACCCGCGAGAAGTGGCTGGCACCGCTATGCGTCGAGCATGGCTTCCGCCTGTCCGACCGCCTGCATATCCACCTGTTCGGCGATACGCGCGGGACGTGA
- a CDS encoding SIMPL domain-containing protein, with protein MRRWLGSAAILAVGIMAGGFVLGDGLVRMKAAERSVTVRGLAERDVVADLATWTISYAGIAGDLAGAQAAADRDAAAIRSFFKELGFPDNELTPAGVNVSSYTNDGITRYTVQQRMVLRTRDIKRAQEASRRQVELVRRGVVLEDGSGINYTFTGLNAVKPDMVAEATKDARASAEQFAKDSGAAVGSIRQATQGYFSIEARDGEAGGWGVGDTPYKKVRVVTTVDFALE; from the coding sequence ATGCGTCGCTGGCTCGGCAGCGCCGCCATCCTTGCCGTGGGGATCATGGCTGGCGGCTTCGTTCTCGGTGACGGGCTGGTACGGATGAAGGCGGCGGAACGGAGCGTTACTGTGCGGGGGCTTGCCGAGCGCGATGTCGTTGCGGATCTGGCGACCTGGACCATTTCCTACGCGGGCATCGCCGGGGACCTGGCCGGAGCACAGGCGGCGGCCGACCGCGATGCCGCCGCAATCCGTAGCTTTTTCAAGGAGCTCGGCTTTCCCGACAACGAGCTAACCCCGGCAGGCGTCAATGTCTCAAGCTACACCAATGACGGGATAACCCGATACACCGTTCAGCAGCGGATGGTACTGCGCACCAGGGACATCAAGCGCGCGCAGGAAGCTTCGCGCCGGCAGGTGGAACTGGTTCGGCGCGGCGTGGTGTTAGAGGACGGCTCTGGGATCAACTACACTTTCACCGGGCTCAATGCGGTAAAACCGGACATGGTCGCCGAAGCGACCAAGGACGCACGCGCCTCTGCGGAGCAGTTTGCCAAGGACAGCGGCGCTGCCGTCGGTTCGATCAGGCAGGCGACGCAGGGGTATTTTTCGATTGAGGCCCGCGACGGAGAAGCCGGCGGCTGGGGCGTGGGCGACACGCCTTACAAGAAGGTCCGGGTCGTCACGACGGTCGACTTTGCACTCGAATGA
- a CDS encoding ATP-binding protein, whose amino-acid sequence MTDMGNPNFRTFDPSKEDGAEPPQPRGNSLRDRIRRSEQTVSQPAVSRSGYVHQPQPDPAPAAEYAPAPVAAQPEPTPEVSPEAPAEITPEPVLGQAPPRPEPEVVEPVEEEEANGPAQDAPASENASQPIGVVLEIAGSGSMIAIDLQRLSECSEDEDPSVAMAGQVGSQIKIRVGNSWLLASVRNQKQDRKAGSILANIDFLGEGVEEKLTGRLHGFRRGVTRYPVPGALVFPASTPDLKQVYASDGRSAVTIGKVYPTKDIRAGIYIDAMLGKHFALLGSTGTGKSTSAALILHRICQAAPEGHIVMIDPHGEYSAAFRQTGVILDVSNLQMPYWIMNFEEHCEVLLTSHGNERQVDADILAKCLLASRTKSRLAETMGKITVDSPIPYLLSDLSNEIQNQMGKLDKATSSAPYMRIKNKLDELKGDPRYQFMFSGMLVADTMTDFIGKVFRMPSNGKPISIIDVSGVPSDITATVVAVLSRLVFDFAIWGREERTNPILLVCEEAHRYVPSEKNADGNSVGKILSRIAKEGRKYGISLGLITQRPSDLAEGVLSQCGTIISMRLNNDRDQAFVKAAMPEGARGFLDSIPALRNRECIICGEGVAIPIRVSFDNLEEAKRPASEDPSFVDLWNRTGGEEDIVNRTVQRWRSQG is encoded by the coding sequence ATGACCGACATGGGTAATCCCAACTTTCGTACTTTCGATCCGTCCAAGGAAGATGGGGCAGAGCCTCCGCAACCGCGCGGAAATTCTCTGCGCGACCGCATCCGCCGGAGCGAACAGACGGTGAGCCAACCTGCGGTCTCGCGCTCGGGATATGTGCACCAGCCGCAACCCGATCCCGCACCTGCAGCTGAGTATGCACCAGCACCCGTAGCTGCACAGCCGGAACCGACCCCAGAGGTCTCGCCCGAAGCGCCCGCCGAAATCACGCCTGAACCGGTGCTGGGCCAGGCACCGCCGCGCCCCGAGCCCGAAGTTGTCGAGCCGGTGGAAGAGGAAGAAGCGAATGGGCCGGCCCAGGACGCGCCGGCCAGCGAAAACGCCTCACAGCCGATTGGCGTGGTACTCGAGATCGCGGGCTCGGGCTCGATGATCGCGATCGACCTTCAGCGACTTTCCGAATGCTCGGAGGATGAAGACCCCTCCGTAGCAATGGCAGGGCAGGTCGGCAGCCAGATCAAGATTCGCGTCGGCAACAGCTGGCTGCTCGCCAGCGTGCGCAACCAAAAGCAGGATCGCAAGGCCGGCAGCATCCTCGCCAACATCGACTTCCTCGGCGAAGGGGTCGAGGAGAAGCTCACGGGCCGACTGCATGGTTTTCGCCGCGGTGTGACCCGCTATCCGGTTCCGGGCGCGCTGGTCTTCCCTGCGTCGACCCCCGACCTCAAGCAGGTCTACGCCAGCGACGGTCGCAGTGCCGTCACAATCGGCAAGGTCTACCCGACCAAGGACATTCGCGCCGGTATCTACATCGATGCCATGCTGGGCAAGCACTTCGCGCTGCTCGGCTCGACTGGTACCGGCAAGTCGACCAGTGCCGCGCTGATCCTGCACCGCATCTGCCAGGCCGCGCCTGAAGGTCACATCGTGATGATCGACCCGCACGGTGAATATTCCGCAGCCTTCCGCCAGACGGGCGTGATCCTCGACGTCTCGAACCTGCAGATGCCGTACTGGATCATGAACTTCGAGGAGCACTGCGAAGTGCTGCTGACCAGTCACGGCAACGAACGTCAGGTCGACGCCGATATCCTTGCCAAGTGCCTGCTCGCCTCGCGCACCAAGAGCCGATTGGCCGAGACCATGGGCAAGATCACCGTCGACAGCCCGATTCCTTACCTGCTTTCGGACCTCTCGAACGAGATCCAGAACCAGATGGGCAAGCTCGACAAGGCGACCAGTTCGGCGCCCTACATGCGGATCAAGAACAAGCTCGACGAGTTGAAGGGCGATCCGCGCTACCAGTTCATGTTCTCCGGCATGCTGGTGGCGGACACGATGACCGACTTCATCGGCAAGGTCTTCCGCATGCCCTCCAACGGCAAGCCGATTTCGATCATCGACGTGTCTGGCGTGCCGTCGGACATCACCGCGACGGTGGTGGCCGTGCTCAGCCGCCTGGTCTTCGACTTCGCGATCTGGGGCCGCGAGGAACGTACAAACCCGATCCTGCTGGTCTGCGAAGAGGCACACCGTTACGTTCCCAGCGAGAAGAATGCCGACGGCAACTCGGTGGGCAAGATCCTCAGCCGTATCGCCAAGGAAGGTCGTAAGTACGGGATCTCGCTTGGCCTGATCACGCAGCGCCCGTCTGACCTTGCCGAAGGCGTGCTGTCACAGTGCGGTACGATCATCTCGATGCGCCTCAACAACGATCGTGACCAGGCCTTCGTGAAGGCCGCCATGCCAGAAGGTGCGCGCGGTTTCCTCGACAGCATCCCGGCGCTGCGCAATCGCGAGTGCATCATCTGCGGTGAGGGTGTCGCCATCCCCATTCGCGTCAGCTTCGACAATCTCGAAGAGGCCAAGCGCCCGGCATCGGAAGACCCGAGCTTTGTTGATTTGTGGAACCGGACCGGCGGCGAGGAAGACATCGTCAACCGCACCGTCCAGCGCTGGCGCTCGCAAGGGTAA
- a CDS encoding VOC family protein, translated as MTKYLHSMIRVSDPDATVAFFELIGLKEVRRFDSEQGRFTLIFLAAPGEEGVAEVELTYNWPPEEGEPETYSGGRNFGHLAYRVDNIYETCQRLADAGHIIHRPPRDGHMAFVKSPDGISVELLQEGYLEPAEPWASMENTGSW; from the coding sequence TTGACCAAGTACCTGCACAGCATGATCCGCGTTTCGGACCCGGATGCCACTGTCGCTTTTTTCGAGCTGATCGGGCTCAAGGAAGTGCGCCGCTTCGACAGTGAGCAAGGACGGTTCACGCTGATCTTCCTTGCCGCGCCGGGCGAAGAGGGCGTGGCCGAGGTCGAGCTGACCTATAACTGGCCGCCCGAAGAGGGCGAGCCGGAGACGTATTCAGGCGGGCGCAATTTCGGCCATCTCGCCTACCGCGTCGATAATATCTACGAGACCTGCCAGCGCTTGGCCGATGCTGGCCACATCATCCACCGCCCGCCGCGCGATGGGCATATGGCCTTCGTCAAATCGCCCGACGGCATTTCGGTAGAACTGCTGCAGGAAGGTTACCTCGAACCCGCAGAGCCTTGGGCCAGCATGGAAAATACTGGCAGCTGGTAG